A stretch of Colletotrichum lupini chromosome 2, complete sequence DNA encodes these proteins:
- a CDS encoding glycosyl hydrolase family 16 → MLSVLPMGLALLGASTVLAQTPPSCSLTQKCPESAPCCSQYGQCGTGAFCLGGCDPRMSFSLDACVPAPVCQDKKMSMNSLDKIVDISKYYGDPSKADWVSQGEPALYNKEAVLLTMPAKSVGTVLASSTYLWYGSVSAKIRTSRGPGVVTAFILYGDVKDEIDYEWVGADLEMSQTNYYFQGIPKYDQSGNISLSDTFNNWHTYEIEWTPDEIKWMVDGQVGRTKKRSDTWNATAQQWDFPQTPARVQLSIWPGGADTNAKGTIDWAGGPINWEHEDIKKNGYFYAMVKDVEINCYNAKSSPGTNSKKSYYYNSMKATNDTVVDSDKDTILKSFLGTGLDMNAGASSASGTGTGTAAQPTASAATIPGGSSSGTGNDHSDSGSSSSGSGSSGSGSGDSSGSGSGSSSGCGNSGFSQDCNSGSSGSSGSTSEGFRRESSFGASAFAALVAATALFWL, encoded by the exons ATGTTGTCGGTTCTTCCCATGGGCCTTGCCCTCCTCGGTGCTTCTACCGTCCTCGCCCAGACGCCTCCCTCATGCTCCCTCACCCAGAAGTGCCCCGAGAGCGCACCATGCTGCTCCC AATATGGCCAATGCGGTACCGGTGCCTTCTGCCTCGGCGGTTGTGATCCCCGAATGTCCTTTTCTCTCGACGCCTGCGTTCCCGCCCCCGTCTGCCAGGACAAGAAGATGTCCATGAACTCGCTAGACAAGATCGTTGATATCAGCAAGTACTACGGTGATCCGAGCAAGGCCGACTGGGTTTCCCAAGGTGAGCCCGCGCTGTACAACAAGGAGGCCGTTCTCCTCACGATGCCCGCTAAGAGCGTCGGAACTGTCCTTGCCTCCTCTACCTACCTTTGGTACGGTAGTGTCTCCGCAAAGATCAGGACATCGCGTGGTCCTGGTGTCGTGACAGCTTTCATCTTGTATGGCGACGTGAAGGACGAGATCGACTACGAATGGGTCGGCGCCGACCTGGAGATGTCCCAGACCAACTACTACTTCCAGGGTATTCCCAAGT ACGACCAGTCTGGCAATATCTCCCTCTCTGACACGTTCAACAACTGGCACACGTACGAGATTGAGTGGACCCCCGATGAAATCAAGTGGATGGTAGACGGTCAGGTTGGCCGAACCAAGAAGCGCTCCGACACATGGAACGCGACTGCCCAGCAGTGGGACTTCCCTCAAACGCCCGCCCGTGTCCAGCTGTCCATCTGGCCCGGTGGTGCCGACACCAACGCCAAGGGTACCATCGACTGGGCCGGAGGTCCCATCAACTGGGAGCACGAGGATATCAAGAAGAACGGATACTTCTATGCCATGGTCAAGGATGTCGAGATCAACTGCTACAATGCCAAGAGCTCTCCCGGCACCAACAGCAAGAAGAGTTACTACTACAACAGCATGAAGGCTACCAACGACACTGTGGTGGACAGCGACAAGGACACCATTCTGAAGAGCTTTCTCGGCACCGGTCTCGACATGAACGCAGGTGCCTCATCGGCTTCCGGCACCGGCACCGGCACCGCGGCGCAGCCTACCGCCTCAGCAGCCACGATTCCGGGTGGAAGCAGCTCTGGCACGGGCAACGACCACAGCGACAGTGGTAGCAGCTCCTCCGGCTCCGGGTCTTCTGGCTCAGGCTCCGGTGATTCATCTGGCTCCGGTtccggcagcagcagcggttGCGGCAACAGTGGCTTCTCGCAAGACTGCAACAGTGGCTCCAGTGGCAGCTCTGGCTCAACAAGTGAGGGCTTCCGCCGTGAATCCTCTTTCGGCGCCAGCGCCTTTGCCGCACTTGTGGCTGCCACTGCTCTCTTCTGGCTATGA
- a CDS encoding OHCU decarboxylase, with translation MASLPDVKSLNSLPMEQQAKVLDALFEPSPAIHACLLPSISTTSFQSYDEFINQAQKIFEALTADPTQKAQLHSIIGSHPRLGAKKVESAQSAAEQAQLQSGDATELAALNAEYEEKFPGLRYVVFVNGRGRPEIMENMRARISRGDLALEEIAAIQASCILELGSSRHSSNEIVGNV, from the coding sequence ATGGCTTCTCTACCTGACGTCAAGAGTCTCAACTCCCTCCCCATGGAGCAGCAGGCCAAGGTCCTAGATGCGCTCTTCGAGCCGAGCCCCGCGATTCACGCCTGTCTTCTGCCCTCTATTTCCACAACATCTTTCCAGTCTTACGACGAGTTCATCAATCAAGCTCAAAAGATCTTCGAGGCTCTTACGGCGGACCCTACACAAAAGGCGCAGCTACACTCAATCATCGGTTCACACCCGCGTCTCGGGGCCAAGAAGGTTGAGAGTGCTCAGTCCGCCGCAGAGCAAGCCCAGCTTCAGAGTGGAGACGCCACAGAGCTGGCTGCGCTGAACGCCGAGTACGAGGAAAAGTTTCCAGGCCTACGTTACGTGGTGTTCGTCAACGGTCGAGGTCGGCCGGAAATCATGGAAAACATGCGTGCTCGTATCTCGCGTGGTGACTTGGCTCTCGAGGAAATCGCCGCCATCCAGGCAAGTTGCATCCTTGAACTTGGATCCTCGAGACATTCTTCTAACGAGATAGTAGGCAATGTGTGA
- a CDS encoding WD repeat domain-containing protein: protein MSTPRSSAIKSMDAGRREDGQAPPPLPPPAPVSEPRLSTPLSREGSSTAQKSPGGSESQGSSFPTFAKKTPTKLVRSTTPNAKDSKADKPSPVAVQSPAAIDPLSQHILMRTNTGHTVPPQLRKRPDSPTQVPEQPTKLPAHAFDATKDKKKGPSFLSRLSMRGGRRREDDEDSVFSDHRIDGTNAQAFGSVIGSGYIPHHKEPPRYIRVKAHSKKIREFNRMFLAQELFIPQPDSKDDTNTTATASIDTRRSNTSGAIWATEFSTDGKYFAAAGKDQVVRVWAVITTHEERRRHEEEENANGANGERLSAPVFRSKPVHEFRGHTGEVLDLSWSKNNFLLSSSMDKTVRLWHISRKECLCTFKHKDFVTSIAFHPTDDRFFLAGSLDSTLRLWSIPDKAVAYSTQLSDLITAVAFSPDGKTAIAGGLSGMCMFHDTEGLKQNSQLHVRSSRGKNAKGSKITGIKTMVIDDEVKVLITSNDSRVRIYNLRDKSLESKFKGYENTCSQIHADFSDNGQWIVSGSEDKRTYIWSVHSPESDKEKPCEYFDAHSDRVSTAIFAPTKSRQLLGGSGDPLYDLCNPPPVTLMSLEESIASQAGNSDDEKPQVKQQKIKRPEESPAYIEKSKHFDGQILVTTDQSGGIKVFRQDCAYIKRRHENWETGSTFSRRMGGSIVGRSGSVATRTSVGSQPRSRRGSVSRLAAPGGAQLSSDINTWRHGIESGRPSSMIITASQSPRSLSPNKASRTPINNSASNLASEARKQPYSGSSPPARPQLPASPTSSRASRDRAPSIPPTPSFSFLSADDDESDELRLDPAGASYSFWNLNRWRGISSLRSSVSFSNVNTSQSQVGQGRNSMSTADTMQTSASNGTKASRRKSLGAGIYDLAVQEDHKGTTKSIEDAADKAEVDEHLLQPDNSRIGDRLRNSVVSRLSSEYTSEDGEQMTCQKCASKDFKAKRVGGRQRLICVKCGKLAEDGR, encoded by the exons ATGTCGACCCCTAGGTCTTCTGCCATAAAATCCATGGATGCTGGCCGTCGCGAAGATGGCCaggcaccaccaccactgccGCCCCCGGCACCCGTTTCTGAACCTCGTCTCTCGACCCCCCTCAGCCGTGAAGGCTCTTCGACTGCCCAGAAGTCACCTGGCGGTTCAGAGTCTCAAG GCAGCAGTTTTCCGACCTTTGCCAAGAAGACACCCACGAAGCTCGTCCGGAGTACGACGCCGAATGCAAAGGACAGCAAGGCCGACAAGCCCTCGCCAGTCGCCGTCCAATCTCCTGCCGCAATTGACCCGCTATCTCAG CACATTCTGATGCGGACCAACACTGGCCATACTGTTCCTCCTCAGCTTCGTAAACGCCCCGATAGCCCTACTCAGGTTCCAGAGCAGCCAACGAAGCTTCCTGCGCATGCATTCGATGCCACCAAGGACAAAAA AAAAGGGCCATCATTCTTAAGTCGATTGAGTATGCGGGGAGGACGAAGACgcgaagacgacgaggactCCGTCTTCAGCGATCACCGAATAGATGGGACCAATGCCCAGGCCTTTGGCTCAGTCATTGGGTCCGGATACATACCCCACCACAAAGAACCTCCACGGTACATCCGGGTCAAGGCACACAGCAAGAAGATCCGCGAGTTCAATCGCATGTTTCTTGCTCAGGAGCTGTTCATTCCACAGCCCGACTCGAAAGACGATACGAATACGACAGCAACAGCATCAATCGACACACGACGATCGAACACAAGCGGAGCTATTTGGGCAACGGAATTCAGCACCGATGGCAAGTATTTTGCTGCTGCGGGAAAAGACCAAGTTGTGAGAGTATGGGCTGTGATCACGACGCATGAGGAGCGGCGTCGtcacgaagaagaggaaaacGCAAATGGGGCCAATGGAGAAAGGTTGAGTGCACCTGTCTTCCGAAGCAAGCCGGTTCACGAGTTCAGAGGGCATACCGGCGAAGTACTAGACCTCAGTTGGAGCAAGAACAACTTTCTGTTGTCGTCGTCGATGGATAAGACTGTTCGTCTATGGCACATCAGCCGGAAAGAATGTCTCTGCACGTTCAAACACAAGGACTTCGTCACGTCAATAGCGTTTCATCCTACTGACGACCGGTTCTTCCTTGCGGGATCTCTCGACTCGACACTGCGTCTCTGGAGTATTCCGGACAAAGCTGTAGCTTACTCTACCCAATTGTCTGATCTCATCACGGCTGTGGCGTTTTCGCCTGACGGGAAGACTGCAATAGCCGGAGGGCTCTCTGGCATGTGCATGTTTCACGACACGGAGGGCCTCAAACAGAACTCTCAGTTGCATGTGCGATCATCGAGAGGCAAGAATGCCAAGGGCAGCAAGATTACTGGTATCAAGACGATGGTCATTGATGACGAAGTTAAGGTTTTGATCACATCCAACGACTCAAGAGTACGCATATATAATCTGCGTGACAAGAGCCTGGAATCCAAGTTCAAGGGCTACGAAAATACTTGCAGTCAAATTCACGCCGACTTCAGCGACAACGGACAGTGGATAGTGTCTGGCAGCGAAGACAAGAGAACGTATATCTGGTCTGTGCATTCCCCAGAATCAGACAAGGAGAAGCCTTGCGAATACTTCGATGCCCATTCAGATCGAGTTTCAACAGCAATATTCGCTCCGACCAAATCGCGCCAGCTCCTTGGTGGCTCGGGGGATCCTCTTTACGACCTCTGCAACCCTCCCCCAGTCACTCTAATGAGCCTCGAGGAGTCCATTGCCAGCCAAGCAGGTAACTCGGACGACGAAAAGCCTCAGGTTAAGCAGCAGAAGATCAAAAGACCGGAAGAATCGCCCGCTTACATCGAGAAGTCGAAACATTTTGATGGGCAAATTCTTGTCACCACGGACCAATCTGGGGGCATCAAGGTTTTCCGCCAGGACTGCGCGTACATCAAACGTCGCCATGAGAACTGGGAAACGGGTTCAACATTCTCCCGCCGCATGGGAGGAAGCATTGTTGGACGCAGCGGGAGTGTAGCGACGCGCACAAGTGTCGGTAGCCAACCGCGCTCACGCCGGGGCTCGGTATCCCGCCTGGCAGCCCCTGGCGGTGCTCAGCTGAGCTCCGACATCAATACGTGGCGGCATGGGATTGAAAGTGGGCGCCCGAGCTCCATGATCATTACAGCATCTCAAAGCCCACGGTCTCTATCGCCTAACAAAGCGTCACGGACGCCAATTAACAATAGTGCCTCCAACCTTGCATCAGAAGCGCGAAAACAACCATACAGTGGATCATCACCACCAGCACGTCCGCAACTCCCAGCTAGTCCCACATCGAGCCGGGCTTCCCGTGACCGGGCTCCGTCCATCCCTCCGACCCCGAGTTTCTCTTTTCTATCCGCCGATGACGACGAAAGCGACGAGCTTCGACTTGATCCTGCGGGCGCCAGCTATTCTTTCTGGAATCTCAATCGATGGCGTGGGATCTCATCCTTGCGATCGTCGGTGTCATTTAGTAACGTCAATACATCGCAATCGCAGGTTGGCCAGGGGCGAAATAGCATGAGCACAGCAGACACAATGCAAACTTCGGCTAGCAATGGAACCAAAGCCTCCCGCCGCAAGAGCTTAGGTGCGGGCATATACGACTTGGCCGTGCAAGAAGATCACAAAGGCACAACGAAGAGCATTGAGGATGCTGCTGATAAAGCTGAGGTAGATGAACATTTACTACAGCCAGACAATTCGCGGATCGGAGATCGTCTTCGGAACTCGGTTGTCAGCCGTCTGAGCTCCGAGTATACCAGCGAAGACGGCGAACAAATGACTTGTCAAAAATGTGCGAGCAAGGATTTCAAAGCGAAGAGAGTTGGTGGCAGACAACGCCTGATCTGCGTCAAGTGTGGTAAGCTTGCCGAAGACGGCAGGTAG
- a CDS encoding WD domain-containing protein translates to MSKRSADVEMGDAPLKGGDRPEGMEIDEKAPDMGEFEDEFEDEFEEDEIMEAGVDGRPDAEREAEEREAAVDQGTFIVGRNKLEAGQTLAPDVSTYEMLHNLSTPWPCLSFDILRDSLGDNRKVYPATMYTVAGTQAENARAGENQLMVMKFSGLSRTEKDDEESDDDDEDGDEDAEPILEHKAIPLNSTTNRIRAHQIPSQDASRPPTTLTATMTESSNVFIHDITPHIYSFDNPGTVISAQQNKPVSTIRAHKAEGYALDWSPLVPSGKLLTGDNDGLIYVTTRTDGGGFVTDTRPFQGHTSSVEEIQWSPSEQSVFSSASSDGTIRVWDVRSKSRKPALSMHVSNHDVNVMSWSPLTTHLLASGADDGEFAVWDLRQWKQSSTSAADKPSPIASFNYHKEQVTSIEWHPTDDSIIAVAAGDNTVTLWDLAVELDDEESKDTGGVKDVPPQLLFVHYLSNVKELHWHPQITGSLMATGDETLHGLGAHTDEEPIGMTRLSQGSSISGIILDSGYEIEGLFGDPHSTIEKRVKGARPSVSGINKDDHFVLFNMRYLASLALLCHLAHGAPSTPAEHSARTAAVFEVDRFFAGSLPPSTRNFVIFSVQPTPGADFANCTINTDTGPKVPTVDKVVCTDVNSITWSLEPMGTGMHFSVWWAFTSHASLLGGIHLDESYFKDTTLADGSKSQSYVGPHKFTLETTMVMNNPGGKRKMEESVE, encoded by the exons ATGTCGAAACGCTCTGCTGATGTCGAAATGGGGGATGCCCCCCTCAAGGGAGGTGATCGCCCTGAGGGTATGGAGATTGACGAGAAGGCCCCCGACATGGGCGAGTTCGAGGACGAATTCGAGGATGAGTTCGAGGAGGACGAAATTATGGAGGCCGGTGTTGACGGACGCCCTGACGCAGAGAGGGAGGCTGAGGAGAGGGAAG CTGCCGTCGACCAGGGCACTTTCATCGTCGGACGAAACAAGCTTGAGGCGGGACAGACACTCGCGCCCGATGTTTCTACCTACGAGATGCTGCACAACCTGAGCACGCCATGGCCCTGTCTGTCTTTCGATATTCTCCGCGACAGTCTTGGTGACAACCGTAAGGTCTATCCCGCCACCATGTACACCGTGGCTGGTACACAAGCAGAGAACGCCAGGGCTGGCGAGAACCAGCTGATGGTTATGAAGTTCAGCGGTCTGAGCCGTACGGAGAAGGACGACGAGGAATctgatgacgacgacgaagatgGCGATGAGGACGCCGAGCCCATCCTTGAGCACAAGGCGATCCCCTTGAACTCGACTACGAACCGAATCCGCGCCCATCAGATCCCCTCGCAAGATGCTTCCAGACCTCCTACGACCCTCACAGCCACCATGACCGAGTCATCCAACGTCTTCATTCACGATATTACGCCTCACATCTACTCCTTCGATAACCCGGGCACCGTCATCTCCGCGCAGCAGAACAAGCCAGTGTCGACTATTCGCGCCCACAAAGCAGAGGGTTATGCTCTTGACTGGTCCCCCCTTGTTCCCAGTGGAAAGCTCCTCACCGGTGACAACGATGGTCTCATTTACGTCACAACCCGCACCGACGGCGGCGGGTTCGTCACCGACACCCGGCCATTCCAGGGTCACACCAGCAGCGTTGAGGAAATTCAATGGAGTCCCTCGGAACAGTCTGTCTTCTCATCCGCCTCAAGCGACGGCACAATACGCGTTTGGGATGTCCGTAGCAAGAGCAGAAAGCCCGCGCTTTCAATGCATGTCAGCAACCACGATGTAAACGTCATGTCGTGGTCACCCCTCACGACGCATCTGCTTGCGTCTGGCGCCGACGACGGCGAATTCGCCGTCTGGGATCTGCGCCAGTGGAAGCAGAGCTCTACCTCTGCTGCCGACAAGCCCTCGCCGATTGCCAGCTTCAACTACCACAAGGAGCAGGTCACGAGCATCGAGTGGCACCCCACAGACGATAGTATCATTGCTGTTGCGGCGGGCGACAACACCGTTACTCTGTGGGATTTGGCTGTCGAGCTGGACGACGAGGAGAGCAAGGATACCGGCGGTGTCAAGGACGTGCCGCCTCAGCTTCTGTTCGTCCACTACTTGTCCAACGTCAAGGAGCTCCACTGGCATCCCCAGATCACTGGCAGCTTGATGGCTACTGGTGATGA AACTCTGCATGGCTTGGGCGCTCACACAGATGAGGAGCCCATTG GTATGACCCGTTTGTCACAAGGAAGTTCTATTTCAGGTATCATATTGGATTCTGGGTACGAGATTGAGGGCCTTTTTGGCGACCCTCATTCGACCATTGAAAAGCG AGTTAAGGGAGCGAGGCCGAGTGTCTCCGGCATAAATAAAGACG ATCATTTCGTTCTCTTCAACATGCGGTATCTTGCAAGTCTGGCTCTTCTCTGCCATTTGGCACATGGTGCCCCTTCTACTCCGGCTGAACACTCCGCACGTACTGCAGCAGTCTTCGAGGTGGACAGGTTCTTCGCGGGAAGTCTTCCACCAAGCACAAGAAACTT TGTCATATTCTCCGTCCAGCCCACCCCTGGCGCCGACTTTGCTAACTGTACCATCAACACGGACACTGGTCCTAAAGTACCAACGGTCGACAAGGTGGTCTGCACTGACGTTAACTCTATCACATGGAGTCTGGAGCCGATGGGGACAGGGATGCATTTCAGTGTCTGGTGGGCTTTTACTAGTCATGCTTCGTTGCTGGGCGGAATACACCTCGACGAGTCGTACTTCAAGGACACAACACTCGCAGATGGGAGCAAGTCACAAAGCTATGTGGGGCCGCACAAGTTCACCTTGGAGACTACCATGGTGATGAACAATCCCGGGGGCAAGAGAAAGATGGAAGAGAGCGTGGAGTAG
- a CDS encoding thioredoxin — MVVLHATTLTEFTNLLSSNTYLVADFYADWCGPCHAIKPIYESLSNTHGQPGSLVFVKVNVDSAQDIARRYGVTAMPTFMFFENGQPYNGGRSVIRGADPRSLQTTVQELGGLAKKKAAEAAAQKAEAERKKKEAAAAAERNVKPDDGSTVSGGYTLGGNTGPRSDWKMSLRG, encoded by the coding sequence ATGGTCGTCCTCCACGCCACAACACTCACAGAGTTCACGAACCTCCTCTCATCAAACACATACCTCGTTGCCGATTTCTACGCAGACTGGTGCGGCCCATGCCACGCCATCAAACCGATATACGAGTCCCTCTCGAACACCCACGGCCAGCCAGGCTCCCTGGTGTTTGTAAAAGTAAACGTCGACTCCGCCCAAGATATCGCCCGACGCTATGGCGTGACGGCAATGCCGACCTTCATGTTTTTTGAAAACGGCCAGCCGTACAACGGCGGACGGAGCGTCATCCGCGGCGCCGATCCCAGGAGCCTGCAGACCACCGTCCAGGAGCTGGGTGGGCTGGCCAAGAAGAAAGCCGCCGAGGCGGCCGCACAGAAGGCCGAGGccgagaggaagaagaaggaagcCGCCGCAGCCGCCGAGAGGAACGTCAAGCCTGATGATGGTTCCACTGTCTCTGGCGGCTACACCCTAGGCGGCAatacgggcccgaggtcggaCTGGAAAATGTCCTTGAGGGGGTGA
- a CDS encoding cytochrome c oxidase subunit Vb yields the protein MFLQRSAIMAARRAAVAPLARRTFATSMIRRDANSSTPAKPYKTITEIKGEDDLHGPGAKPGSIPTDLEQSTGLERLEILGKMEGVDIFDMRPLDASRKGTVENPIPVRSAGEEQYLGCTGVPVDSHVTIWLTISRDRPIERCPECGSVYKMEYVGPTDDHHHGHDHHHGYEEPKTFADFVKPEYRYQ from the exons ATGTTTTTGCAGCGCTCCGCCATCATGGCTGCCCGTCGGGCGGCCGTCGCTCCCCTCGCCAGACGCACCTTCGCGACCTCCATGATCCGCC GCGACGCCAACTCCTCTACTCCCGCCAAGCCTTACAAGACCATCACCG AGATCAAGGGCGAGGACGACCTTCACGGACCTGGTGCCAAGCCCGGCAGCATCCCCACCGATCTCGAGCAGTCCACCGGTCTCGAGCGTCTCGAGATTCTCGGAAAGATGGAGGGCGTCGACATCTTCGACATGCGCCCCCTCGATGCCTCCCGCAAGG GCACCGTCGAGAACCCCATCCCCGTCCGTTCCGCCGGTGAGGAGCAGTACCTTGGCTGCACCGGTGTCCCCGTCGATTCCCACGTCACCATCTGGCTGACC ATCTCCCGCGACCGTCCTATCGAGCGCTGCCCCGAGTGCGGCTCCGTCTACAAGATGGAGTACGTCGGTCCCACTGATGACCACCACCACGGTCACGACCACCACCACGGCTACGAGGAGCCCAAGACCTTCGCCGACTTCGTCAAGCCCGAGTACCGATACCAATAG
- a CDS encoding acyl-CoA thioesterase II, translating into MSKVLFDDVMALALLPTTSNHTTTTGSIVKRYMSLYPAWVPGSELVGGKGRGSKADPRAAYGGHVYCQAPLAASRAVKEEEPEGSGTQSGGFGLHAIQGVFSAAAKSDRPFIYEVTVLSTSRTFCSRLVTVRQPKETSKRGHYEDNFLLEDAEGLLGDICFSCICTFKRPEEARIVSQEEPPQKRFAEILSTKSPQDWPFAPAVDVEEIKAMFPDVGQTTFPIVDMHKVDLTAYNEGKPVSERKELLLYRLKGPLPADDPNSHVAVHAFESDRNGLLMIGNHVGLGWSLGTAASLTYKFVVHVNVDQAVMKDDGWWIQEASFPRTGQGRGALVCKMWSPEGVHVATGYQDGILRERRTDGDKISQKL; encoded by the exons ATGTCCAAAGTCTTGTTCGACGATGTCATGGCACTGGCCCTGCTGCCAACTACATCGAACCATACGACAACGACAGGTAGCATCGTCAAGCGTTACATGAGTCTCTACCCAGCTTGGGTACCAGGGTCAGAACTTGTCGGCGGCAAAGGCCGCGGGTCCAAGGCAGATCCTCGAGCTGCATACGGAGGGCATGTTTACTGTCAGGCGCCGCTAGCTGCAAGCCGCGCCGTGAAAGAAGAGGAACCTGAAGGATCCGGAACGCAGTCCGGGGGTTTTGGGCTTCAC GCCATACAAGGAGTCTTCTCGGCTGCCGCCAAGTCAGACAGGCCATTCATATATGAGGTCACTGTTCTATCGACTAGCAGGACATTCTGCTCCCGCCTGGTGACTGTGCGCCAACCAAAAGAGACGAGCAAACGCGGCCACTATGAAGACAACTTCTTATTGGAGGATGCCGAAGGGCTTTTGGGTGATATCTGCTTCAGTTGCATATGCACCTTCAAACGGCCAGAGGAAGCCAGAATCGTTTCTCAAGAAGAGCCACCGCAGAAACGCTTTGCCGAAATTCTGTCCACCAAGTCACCGCAGGATTGGCCGTTCGCACCGGCGGTCGATGTGGAAGAAATCAAAGCCATGTTTCCGGATGTTGGCCAGACGACGTTTCCCATCGTTGACATGCACAAAGTCGACTTGACGGCTTACAATGAGGGAAAGCCGGTTTCGGAGAGGAAGGAGCTTCTCCTATATCGTCTTAAAGGCCCTCTTCCGGCGGACGATCCCAATTCGCATGTGGCTGTCCATGCGTTCGAGTCCGATCGCAACGGATTATTGATGATAGGCAACCATGTTGGCCTCGGATGGAGTCTAGGCACCGCAGCCAGCTTAACGTACAAGTTTGTCGTTCATGTCAACGTCGATCAAGCCGTGATGAAAGACGATGGCTGGTGGATTCAGGAGGCATCATTTCCCCGGACCGGCCAGGGTCGAGGGGCATTGGTCTGTAAGATGTGGAGTCCTGAAGGCGTACATGTCGCCACCGGATATCAAGACGGCATTCTTCGAGAGCGGAGAACAGATGGGGACAAAATAAGCCAGAAGCTATAA
- a CDS encoding flavin containing amine oxidoreductase, producing MFKRRIVAMSNQLLDTIVIGAGWSGAVAARELASKGRKVLVLEARDRTGGRASTWVKGDAKIDVGCSWIHGYKEGNPARYIAQDFGVAAHLPKAAEGVIYGPTGRLSSSNADNLRASLGAAQASLKLPHPAPSPSTSLASALLADNSALFSASASPDPSSDVNQTSPADPTQVATQPASGSSQKDLAAGLARSLEIPLGLKLEKASLKWAGWETTTSFGGSDAAPEGGYEALVKKVLDDAKANGTEVKLSTIITEISQSQDGVIIVDAKGNKFTAKTAISTIPLGTLKTLPESTFNPALPPRLQEVIKGTHVGVLEKLLLQYQTAWWPEADKAGSYTFLPTSTKPVTESSTPAEIFEASTLVCANFAGPSLPGPSPTLLTYLSETPATALLRFDQKEVATAYHKFLVSRFKPSSEPAEPIETNLTNWLTDEFSRGATTTPSIISENGERSPLDFKELSRPVWDGRLGFAGEHTEMENRGSVAGAVVSGYREAERVGRLLRLLDENAKL from the exons ATGTTCAAACGCAGAATTGTAGCAATGAGCAATCAACTTTTGGACACAATTGTGATCGGAGCCGGCTGGTCCGGCGCCGTTGCCGCCCGGGAGCTTGCTAGCAAGGGTCGCAAAGTGTTGGTACTTGAGGCTAGAGACAGAACTGGAGGACGTGCGAGTACGTGGGTGAAGGGAGATGCCAAGATTGATGTTGGATGCAGCTGGATTCACGGCTACAAAGAAGGAAACCCCGCGAGATATATCGCCCAAGACTTTGGCGTT GCCGCTCACTTACCCAAGGCTGCTGAGGGTGTGATCTACGGCCCAACTG GCCGTCTCTCAAGTTCCAACGCCGACAACCTGCGGGCGTCCCTTGGTGCTGCTCAGGCATCATTGAAGCTCCCGCACCCAGCGCCCTCTCCATCTACATCGCTCGCATCCGCCCTTCTGGCTGATAACTCGGCTCTTTTCTCAGCTTCTGCATCCCCTGATCCTTCCTCAGACGTCAACCAAACCAGCCCTGCTGACCCGACGCAGGTAGCGACGCAGCCCGCATCAGGTTCATCTCAGAAGGATCTGGCAGCCGGCCTTGCCCGCTCCCTCGAGATTCCCCTGGGACTCAAGCTCGAAAAAGCTTCTCTGAAGTGGGCTGGATGGGAGACTACCACCTCATTTGGAGGTTCTGATGCCGCCCCTGAGGGAGGCTATGAGGCCTTGGTCAAAAAGGTCCTTGATGACGCCAAGGCCAACGGCACTGAGGTGAAGCTGAGCACAATTATTACTGAAATCTCGCAAAGTCAAGACGGAGTTATAATTGTCGACGCCAAGGGCAACAAATTCACGGCAAAGACGGCCATTTCTACCATCCCGCTCGGTACCCTCAAGACTCTACCTGAAAGCACCTTCAACCCTGCGCTGCCGCCGCGCCTACAGGAGGTAATCAAGGGCACCCACGTCGGTGTCCTGGAGAAGTTGCTGCTCCAGTACCAGACAGCTTGGTGGCCCGAGGCCGACAAAGCAGGATCCTACACTTTCTTGCCCACATCTACGAAGCCCGTGACCGAAAGCTCTACCCCCGCCGAAATCTTCGAGGCGTCGACTCTGGTCTGCGCCAACTTCGCTGGGCCGTCTCTCCCTGGCCCTAGTCCGACTTTGCTGACGTACCTTTCCGAAACTCCTGCTACCGCATTGCTCCGCTTCGATCAGAAGGAAGTTGCGACTGCCTACCACAAGTTCCTTGTCTCTCGCTTCAAGCCATCATCTGAGCCTGCGGAGCCGATCGAGACCAATTTGACCAACTGGTTGACAGACGAGTTCTCCCGCGGTGCCACGACCACGCCGTCAATTATTTCAGAAAATGGGGAGCGAAGCCCACTTGACTTCAAGGAGCTAAGCAGGCCCGTATGGGATGGAAGACTCGGATTTGCCGGTGAGCACACAGAGATGGAAAACCGTGGAAGCGTGGCTGGTGCAGTCGTCAGCGGCTACCGTGAGGCAGAGCGTGTTGGCAGACTTTTGAGACTGCTGGACGAGAACGCCAAGTTGTGA